The DNA region CTCGCCGTGCCACAGGCACCAGTAGCCCTCGAGCTCGCACAGCGACGGAGGGACCTTCGACGGAGGCGCCTTGATCTCCTGCAGGCAGACGACGTCGGGGCCCTCCCGGGCGATGAACTCGCCCACCTGCGCCTCGCGCGCGCGGATGCCGTTCACGTTCCAGGTGCCGATCTTCACGCGGTCCCCTCCCGGCCTCCTGTCTAAGGGCCCGGCGGGCGGATGTCACCGGGCACGGGCGCGCTCCACCTGTGGCGGAGGGCGGCCGGGCGGGGCGGACAGCGCCGCCCATTCGCGTAGAGCCCTGCTGCGGCGCACGCTGGCTGCCTGCGCCGGGCAGACTCGTCCCTGCGCTGCTCGACGTGCCTACGGGCACGCCTGCGCTGCTCGGTCCTCGTGTGCCCGGCTCGGCGACGCCATCGTGTGCCTCGCGACGGGCCCCACGCGAACGGGAGGCGCTATGAGATCCCGCCGCCGGACCTCGCCGCGCTTGATACACATGGAGGCGTGACCGAGCTCGCCCGCGCCCTGGAAGCCGCCCTCCGCGCCGCCCGCGCCGCGGCCGACCTGCTGCGGGCGGAGCTGTTCCGGGCCGGCGGGCCCCGCGGCGAGCCGGGGCACTGCCCCGCGGACGAGGAGGCGGAGGATCTCATCCGCGCCATCCTCGACGCGGTGTTCCCGGGCGACGGCTTCGTGGGCGAGGAGCGGCCCGAGCGCAACCGGCCGCCGGCCCTTCCGGGCGGGCGGTGCTGGCTCGTCGATCCGAACGACGGGACCGCCGACTTCCAGCGCGGGCACCGCGGCGCCTCGGTGTCGATCGGCCTGGTGAAGGACGGCGTGCCGGTGCTCGGCGTGGTGCTCGCCCACACCGCGCCGCACGGCGGGGAGGACCTGCTCGCCTGGGCCGAGGGGGAGGGGCCGGTGCTGAGGAATGGCGCGCCGCTGCCGCCCATCTCCCGCGCGCCGCTCCAGGCCGGCGACGTGGTGCTCGTGTCCTCGTCGGCGGCGAAGCGGGCGCGCGGCAACGCCGAGGCGCTGCAGCCCGCGCGCTTCCGGCCGCTCACCAGCATCGCCTACCGGCTCGCGATGATCGCCACCGGCGAGGCGCGCGGCGCCGTCTCGCTGCACCGGCCGCGCGCGCTCGACGTCGCGGCCGGGCACGCGCTCGTCCGCGGCGCCGGCGGCGTGCTGCTCGACGAGGCCGGGCGCGAGGTGCGCTACGGGCCGTCGGGCGAGGGGCGGGTGGCGTTCTGCTTCGGCGGCGCGCCCGCGGTGGCCGAGCGGCTGGCGACGCGGAGCTGGGTCGAGGCGCAGGCGTACGGGCCCGGGGCGCCCGGCCTGTGCGCGCCGCTCGCCGGGCGCGCCGTCCGCGACGACGGCCTGCTCCGCCGCGGCCAGGGCGCGCTGCTCGGGCAGCTCGCCGGCGACGCGCTCGGCGGGCAGGTGGAGTTCTCCGGCCGCGCGCGCATCGCCGCCGCGCACCCGCAGGGCGTCCGCGACCTCGCCGACGGCGGCCACTGGAGCACGCTCGCCGGCCAGCCCACCGACGACTCCGAGCTGGCGCTGGCGCTCGCGCGCACCGTGATCGCGTTCGGGCGCTTCGACGCGGCGCGGGTGGCGGAGGCCTACGCCGACTGGCTCGGCTCGGAGCCGTTCGACGTCGGCCGGACGGTGGACGCGGCGCTCCGGCCGGCGCTGCGCGCCCGGGCCGCGGGCGGCGGGGCCGAGCAGGTGGCGGAGGCGGCCCGCGCCGCCGCGCCGCGCGGGAGCCTCGCGAACGGCGCGCTCATGCGCGTGTCGCCGCTCGGGATCGCCGGCCACGCCGCGCCCGCGGCCGAGGTGGCCGCCTGGGCGCGCGCCGACGCCGCGCTCACCCACCCCGCCCCGCCGTGCCAGGACGCGAGCGCCGTGTTCGCGGCCACCGTCGCGTTCGCGATCGCGAGCGGCGCGCCCGCCGCCGAGGTGGCGGACCGCGGCGAGGCGCTCGCCGGCGAGCTCGGCTGCGGCCCCGAGGTGCGCGAGGCGCTCGCGGCCGCGCGGGCCGGCCCCCCCGAGGACTTCGAGGCGAGCGCCGGGCTCGTGACGATCGCGCTCCAGAACGCGTTCTTCCAGCTCCGCCACGCGCCGGATCTCGAGGCGGGGCTGGTGGACACCGTCGGCCGCGGCGGCGACACCGACACGAACGCGGCCATCGCCGGCGCGCTGCTCGGCGCCGCGCACGGCGTGCTCGCCGTCCCGGAGCGCTGGCGCCGGGCGGTGCTGAGCTGCTGGCCCGTGGAGGGCGCGCCCGGCGTCCGCCGCCCGCGCCCGCCGGTCTGCTGGCCGGGCGACGCGCTCATCCTGGCGGAGCGGCTGCTGGGGCTGTGAGGGGCGCCGCGCGGCAGGTCGTCGGTGCCGCCCTGCGCCGGGTCACCCTCGGCATGACTCGCGGTACACTCACGATGCGTTGAGCGAGCCGGGACCCCGAGTCACCGACCCGGGCCCGGTGTCTGGCAGAGGACGATTCGTGAGGATGCGCGCGGTCCCGAGCGGGAGGCGACCCGATGCGTACGCAGCCAGCAGCCGGAACGACGTGGTTGCGAGCGACGCGCCAGCGGTGGAAGGTGGCGGTGTTCCTCGTCACCATGGGTGTGGGATGCGCGGCGTTCTCGGCTGCGATGCATCGAGCGCCGGCTGGCGCGAGCGACGACGGGCCCGTGTAGTGGCCGCTCGTCGGCGCGGTGCTCGTGCTGGCCGCCCTCGCGTGGTTGGCGCTGGCGCTGCGATGCCGGCGATGCGGAGCGAAGGTCGCCTGGAACCTCATCCGGCGATCACGCGCCGATGAGTGGTTCGTGCGAATCGTGACGCTGGAGTCCTGTCCGTCGTGCGGGGCCGGTGGAGGACGTCCCGGAGAGGATTCCGCTCCGGGCGCTCGCCGCCCGTAGAAGCGCCGCCCGTCTCCTCACCGCTCCGGCACCACCAGGCGGCTGCGGCCGGCGGACACGCGCTCGACCGTCACCTGCACGCCGATGCGCTCGTGCAGCTCGGGGACGTGGGAGATGACGCCCACGGTGCGGCCGGTCTGGCGCAGCCCCTCGAGCGCGGCCATGGCGTGCTCGAGCGTGTCGCGGTCGAGCGTGCCGAAGCCCTCGTCGATGAACAGCGTCCGCGCGTGCGCCGCGCGCGTGGAGAGCGAGGCGAGGCCGAGCGCGAGCGCGAGCGACACCAGGAACAGCTCGCCGCCGGAGAGGCCGTTCACGGTGCGCACCTCGTCGCCGAGGTCGTGATCCACCACCTGGATCTCGAGGTCGGCGCCGGGGACGCGCATCAGCTCGTAGCGCCGGGCGAGGTCGCGCAGGTGGACGTTCGCGGCCTCGAGCAGGCCGTCGAGCGCGAGCCCCTGCGCGTACCGGCGGAAGCGGCTGCCGTCGGCCGAGCCGATCACCTTGGCGAGCCGCTCCCAGCGGTCCGCCGCGGCGCGCGCGGCCTCGAGCGCGCCGGACACCTCGGCGTGCCGGGCGCGGGCGTCCTCGTCGCGCCGAAGCTCGAGCGTCACCTGCGAGTGCTCGTCGCCGAGCCGGGCCGCCTCCCGCTCCGCCTCCGCGTGGCGGGCGCGGGCACGCTCCGCGTCGCCGGCGGGGCGGCCGGCGGCGTGCGCCTCCACCTGCCGGCGGCGCTCGTCGCGCACCGCGGCGGCGGCCTGCGCCCCCCCCGCGCGGGCCTCGAGGTCGGCGCGCGCCCGCGCGGCCCAGGCGTGGCCGCGGGCGAGCCGGGCCTCCAGCGCGGACCGGCCGACGCCGAGCGCCGCGAGGGCGGCGGCGAGCGCCTCGCCGGCGCGGGCGGCCTCGGCCGCGGCGCCGTCGCGCGCGTCGGCGGCGGCCCGGGCGGCCTCCGCGGCGGCGGCGTGCGCGCGGTCGGCGTCCGCGCGCGCGGCGCGGGCCCGCTCGTGCGCGGCGCGGGCGCGGTCGAGCGCCTCGCGCAGCGCGCCCTCCACCTCGTCCGCCGGCTTCCCGGCGAGCACGCCGCGGCGCTCGGCCTCGGCCCGCTCGCGCGCGGCGCGGGCGCCGGCGGCGGCCTCCTCGGCGCGGGCGGCCCGGCCGGCCCGCTCGGCGGCGAGCGCCGCGGCCTTCTCCGCGCCGGCGGCGCGCGCGGCGACGTCCGCCGCGGCCGCGTCGCGCGCCCGGACCTGCGCGGCGTGCGCCTCGGCGCGCGCGGCGCAGCCGGCCCGGAACGCCTCGGGTCCTCGGCGCGCCGCCTCCGGCCAGTCCGGCAGGAACCCGAGCGCGGGGGCGAGCTCGGCCTCGATCCGCCCGAGCGCGGCCGCGTGGCGCGCGGCCGCGGCCTCGTGCGCCGTCACCGCGGCGGCGGCGTCGTCCCGGGCCTTCTCGAGCGCGCGCTGCCGCGCCCGCGCGGCCTCGTGCGCCTCGCGGGCCGCGTCCACCTCCGCGCGCGCGGCGCGCTCCGCCTCGGCGGCGCCGCGCGCCGCCTCCAGCGCGGCCTTCGCGGCCTCGAGCGCGGCCTTCGCGTCGCGCCCGCGGGCCTCGACGGCGGCGGCGGCCTCCTCGGCGCGCCCCGGCAGCTCGACGCCGCCGGCCGCCGGCGCCGCCAGCCGGGCGCGGAGCGCGTCGTACTCGGCCGCGTGGTGCGCGCGATCGACCTCGGCCTGCGCCTCGGCCCGCCGCTCCGCCTCGACGCGCGCCGCGAGCTCCGAGGCGCGCGCCGCGACCGCCTCGCGCTCGCGGGTGGCCGCGCGCACCGCCTCCTCCGCCTCGGCCGCGGCCGCGCGCTGCGCCTCGAGCAGCGCCGGGAGCGGCGCGCCGTGCGCGTACGGGTGCTCGGCGGCGCCGCAGAGCGGGCAGGGCTCGCCGTCCACGAGGTCGGCGCGCCGGTCGGCGAGGCCGAGCGTCAGCTCCACCCGCCGCAGCGCCGCGCGGGCCTGCGCGGCCCCGGCCTCGGCCGCCTGCACCGCCGCCTCGGCCGCCGCGTGCGTGCGCTGCGCCGCCACCTGCTCCGCGCCGGCAGCGGCCGCCTCCGTTCGCGCCTGCTCGCGGCGGGCCGCCGCCACGGCCGCGGCCTGGGCCGCCTTGCACGCCTCGCCGAGGAGCGCGCGCAGGTCGCCGAGCCGGGCCACCTCGGCGGTGAGCGCCGCCGCGTCGGCGCCGGCGGCCGTCCGGGCGGCGTCCGCGAGCGCCGCGCCGGCCGCTTCGAGCCGCCGCGCCGCCGCCTCCGCGCCGCGGGCCTCCGCGGCGAGCGCGCGCGCCGCCTCCGCTTCGGCCTCGCGCGCGCCGCGCAGCCCGGCGTCGGCCTGCGCGGCGCCGGCGCACTCCGCCGCGTGCTCCGCGAGCCGCGCCGCCCACCGGTTCCACTCCGCCGCGAGCGGCGCCTCGGCCGCGTGCGCCGCGAGCCACGCCTCGGCCGCGTCGCGCGCCGTCGCCGCCGCCTCGCGGGCGCGCGCCGCCGCGTCCGCCCCGGCCGCCGCCTGCGCCTGCTCCGCGCGCGCGGTCGCGAGCGCCGCGCCCGCGTCCGCCTCCGCCCGGCGCGCGGCCGCGAGCGCCTCGTCCCGCCGGCGCGCCTCGGCCAGCTCCGGCCGCGCCCGCGCCTCCGCCCCGGCCGCCGCGTCGAGCGCCGCGCGCGCGTCCGCCTCGCCGCGCGCCGCCGCGGCGGCGTCCACCTCCGCACGCCCGAGCGCGCCCTGCGCCGCCGCCGCCCGCGCGTCCGCGCCCGCCCGCGCCTGCTCGGCGCGGACCGCCTCGGCGAGCGCCGCCCGGTGCGGCTCGGCCGCCTCGACCTCGTCCAGCTCGGCCCGCAGCGCCGCGCCGTCCTCCACCGCCCGCGCCGCACGGGCGCGCTCCGCCTCCGAGCGCTCCAGCCCGGCGCGCAGCTCCGCGTCCTGCGCGTGCCAGCGGACCTCCGCCTCGGCCGCGCGCACGGCCGCCCTCGCCTCGTCGAGCGCCCGCGCCAGCTCCGCCTGCCGCGCCTGGAGCGCCGCGCGCGCCTCCGCGTCGAGCACCTGCACGCCGCCCAGCTCGGCCTCGAGCGCCGCGCGCGCGGCCAGCTCGCGCCCGAGCCGCTGGTGCGCGGCCTGCGACAGCCGGCCGTAGACGGCCGTGCCGGTGACGCGCTCGAGGATGGCCGCGCGCACGTCCGCGTCGGCGCGCAGGAAGTTCGTGAACTCGAACTGCGGCAGGACCACCGCGCGCTTCAGCTCGTCGAAGGTGAAGCCGATGGCGGCCTCGTTGCGCGCCACGGCCTGCGTGACCTTCTCGGCCAGCACCTCGCCGGTGTCGAGGTCCTCGACCGTCATGGCCTGGGCCTGGAACGCGCCCTCGACCCGGTCGCGCGCGCGGCGCACGCGCCAGCGCGCCAGGTACCGGCGCCCGTCCATGCCCTGGTACTCGACCTCGGCCGAGGCCCCGGCCGTGCCGCGCGACACGAGCGCGCGGACGTCGTTCATGTCGAGGGTCTCGCCCTCCTCCGACCAGCCCACCATCACGCGCTTGCCGGCGGCGCGGTCGCGCAGGCGCGGGGTCTTGCCGTAGAGCGCCAGGCAGAGCGCGTCGAGCAGGGTGGACTTCCCCGAGCCGGTGGGGCCGGCGATCGAGAAGATGCCCGCGCCGGCGATGGGCGCGCGGTCGAGCCGCAGCTCGAACTTGCCGTACAGGCTGGCGAGGTTCTCGCCGCGGATGGCCAGGATCCTCACCGCGCCCCCTCCTCCGACTCCACCTCCTGCAGCAGCGCGCGGAAGGCCTCCAGCAGCGCGTCCGGCGGCGGGCCGCCGTAGTCGGCGTCGTACTTCCGCCGGAAGACGTCCTCCGGCACGAGGTCGCCGAGCGCGCGCCGCTCGCCGTCGCCCAGCGCGCGGCCGGTGCCGGCGAGCGTGGTGGCGATGCGCACGAGGCGCGCCTCCTTGCCCGCGAGCGCCTGGTCGAGCAGCGCGCGCAGCGCCGGCTCGGGCCGCTCCAGCCGCACCTTCACCTCGAGCAGCGGCCGCAGCGCGTCCGGCCCCTCGCCGCGCGCCGGCAGCGCCTCGAGCGCCGCGAGCACCTCCGGGAGCGGCGCCGGCGCCTCCCCGTCCGGCACCGAGACGAGCTCCACGAAGCGCGGGACGCGCAGCACCCGCTGCGCGCGCACCGCCTCGCCGTCCAGGTCGGCCACCACCACGCCGTGGCGGTAGCCGCGCTCGCCGAACGAGAGCGGCAGCGCCGAGCCCGAGTAGCGCACCGTCTCGCGCCCGCCCACCGCCTGCGCGAGGTGCAGGTGGCCGAGCGCGACGTAGGCGAGGTCGGCGGGGAACGCATCGGCGGGCACCGCGGCCTGGTTGCCCACCGCGAGCCGCCGCTCGGACAGCTCCGAGGTCTTCCCGCCCACCGCATAGAGGTGGCCGGTGGCGAGGAGCGCCTCGCCCGGCGCGCGCCTCGCCCGCGCCCGCTCCAGCGCCGCGGCGTAGAACCGGCGCGTCGCCTCGGCCGCGTCGGCGTCGGCGGCGCCCGCGCCCAGGTCGGCGGCGCGCAGGTACGGCACCGCCGCCACCCAGGCCGCCCGCCGGCCCGCCGCGTCTTCCAGCGGCACGAGCAGCTTCTCCAGATCGGGCGCGCCCGCGCCGCCGCGCGGCACCCCGCCCACCACGTGCAGGCGGCCCATCTCGCGCAGGAGCGGATCCACCGCGTCGAGGCGCGAGGCGGAGTCGTGGTTCCCGCCCACCACCACGAGCTGCAGGCGCGGCAGGCGACGCCAGGCCTCGGCCAGGAACCGGTACCAGAGCGCCTGGGCGCCGGCGGGCGGGTTGGCGGCGTCGAACACGTCGCCGGCCACGATCACCGCGTCCACCGCCTCGGCCTCGGCGGTGTCGAGCAGCCACGCCACGAAGCGCTCGTGCTCGGGGCCGCGGTCCACGCCGTGGAGCGCGTGGCCGAGGTGCCAGTCGGCGGTGTGGAGGATGCGGAGGGCCACGGACGCCATGGAGGATACGCGCCGGTCGGACATGCGCCGGCCCGGCGACCGCCGGCCGGGCCTGACGCGAAAGACCGTGTCGGCCGAGGTGCGCGAAGTGCGCCTTCCGCACGGCTCGTGCGGATCCGGGCGCGGTTCCGCACCGGACGTGTGCACCGGACGGAGCGGGGCCCGCGCGGACGTCACGCGCGCCCGGGCGCGGCGTTCCGTACTGGGTCGAGGGGGAGGAGGCAAGGCATGGGTGCACGAGCGCGGACGAGGTCCGAGCGCCTGCGGCGGCGGCTGCAGGCGGAGCGGGTGCACCTCGTGATCGATTACGTGACGCTGGCCGACGGGTCCTGGGCCGCGCTCTGCGGCATGCCCGAGGCGATGGCGGTGGGGGCGACCTACGCCGAGGCGCGCGAGCGGCTCTGCGCGGTGCTCGGCGAGCAGATGGGCCGCGCCGCGCTCGAGGCGGCGACGGTGGTGGAGGACGTGCCCTTCGGCGCCGAGGAGCTGGGGATGGCATACTGAACGGCGTGCGCCACCCTGCGTGAATGGGCGAACGGCCTAGCCCTTCACCTCGGGCAGGCGCGCGCCGCGCCAGGCGAGCATCCCGCCCGCGAGCTGCGCGGCCTCGAAGCCGCCGCGCTCCAGCAGGCGCACCGCGGGCACGCTGCGGTGCCCCGACAGGCAGACCGCCACCACCGGGCGGGCAGGGTCGAGCTTCAGCGTCGCCAGGCGCCCGCGCAGCTCCCCGATCGGCACGTTCACCGCCCCGCGGATGCGTCCCTGCGAGAACTCGGCGGGGGTGCGGACGTCCACGAGCTGCGGCGCCGGGCGCCCGCGCAGCCGATCGTTCAGCTCGACGGCCGAGAGCTCGGGTACGCTGCCGAAGGGGAACCACCAGGGGAGCTTCATGGCGCGTGAGAGCCGCGGGCCGCCGCAGGGGTTCGGGCCGCGCGGCGGCGCGGACCTGCGGGGCGCCGGGAATCCCGCCGGCCAGGGCGGCGTTGGCCCGGGCGTGGACGCGCGCGCGACCCCCCCGCCCGGCGCGACGCCGGTGCCGCTCTCCCGGCGCCCGCGCCCGACGCTCCCCGCGCTCGCGCGCGCCTCGGCCTGGCTCGGCCTGACCGGCTTCGGCGGCGGCCTCTCGGTGCTCGGGACCATGCACGACCTGCTGGTCGAGCGCCGGCGCTGGCTCACCGAGCGCGAGTTCACCGTCACCGCCACCGTCTCGCAGATGCTGCCGGGCGGCGCGGCCGCGAACGCGCTCGCGTACACCGGCCTGCGCTTCCACGGGCCCGCCGGCGCGATCGCGGCGTACGCCGCGTTCATCGCGCCGGGCGCGATCGTGGTCACCCTGCTCGCGGCGCTCTACGTGCGGCTCGGCGTGACGCCCACCGCGGCGCCGCTCCTCGCCGGCCTGAACGCCGCGGTCGTCGGCATCGTGGCCTCGATCACCTTGCAGATGCTCCGGGCCGGGGTCCAGCGCGCCTGGCAGATGGGCGTGGCGGCGGCGACGCTCCTGTTCTCGCTCGGCGCGGCCGCGTCGGCGGGCGAGATGGCGGCGCTCGGGATCGGCGCCGGGCTGGTGCTCGACCTCGGCGTGAAGCGGATGCGGCTCCTGCGGTTCCAGCGGCGGGCGCGCCGGCCGTCGCCGCCGGTGGCGCTGCCGGACGAGGGGACGCCCCTGCCGCCGCCGGTGCGCGAGGGCGAGGACGAGGCGCCGGCCGATCCCGCCGGGCCGCCGCGGCTGCCCGCGCTCGCGCTCCTCTCCGCGCCGGCGCTCGGCGCGCTCGGCGCCATGGCGCTCCTGTTCCTGCGCGCCGGCCTGGGCGCCTACGGCGGCGGCTTCGCCATCATCCCGCACCTCCAGGCCTCGGTGCTCGCCGAGCACTGGATCGGCCCGCGGCAGTTCGCCGACGCGGTCGCGATCGGCAAGCTCACGCCCGGCCCGGTGCTGCTGATGGCGACGTTCATCGGCTACCTGGTCCACGGGATCGCCGGCGCGGCGGTCGCCACCGCGGCGGTGTTCGCCGGCCCGCTCGCGCTCGTGCTGGCCGTGGGCGCGTGGCTGGCGCGCGTGCGGTCGCGGCGGCCGGTGCGGGCGGCGCTCCGCGGGCTCACGCCGGCGGTGGTGGGGCTCATGGCGGCGGCGGCGCTGGCGCTCGGGCGCTCGCTGGAGGGGCGCGTCGAGCTCGCCATCGCGGCCGCGTCGCTGCTCACGCTGGCGCGGTTCCGGGTGAACCCGGTGCTGGTCATGGCGCTCGGCGGCGGGATCCGGCTGGCGCTGTCACTCGCGGGGCTGTAGCCGCCACGCGCGACCACGTGCCGCGCACCCGGCCCGGGGGCCGGGGCCTACCATCGTCGGACCACCGACGGAGCCCTGCGATGTCCCCCCTGCGACCCCTCGTCCTGATCGCCACGTTCGCCAGCCTTGCCACCCTGGCCGCACCCGCCGCCGCCGGCCCGGGCGCGCCCGCCGCCCCGGCCGCCGCGGCCGCGCCGGCGCCCGGCCCGAAGGACCGCTGCGCCGTCTGCGGCATGCTGGTGGCGAAGTTCCCGCAGTGGGTCACGTCGATCCGCTACCGCGACGGCGAGGTGGCGTTCTTCGACGGCGTGAAGGACCTGCTCGCGTACTGGCACGACCTGCCGCGGCACGCGCCCGGCCGCGCGCAGGGCGACGTCGCCGCGATCTTCGTGACCGACTACTACTCGGCCCGCCCCATCGACGGCCGGGGCGCGTTCTACGTGATCGGCGGCGACGTGCGCGGGCCCATGGGCGCCGAGCTCGTCGCGTTCGCGCGCGAGGGCGACGCGAAGGCGTTCCTGGCCGAGCACCGCGGCGAGCGGATCCTGCGCTTCGACGACGCCACGCCCGCGGTGCTGGAGGCGCTGCGGTGAGCCTCCGGCGCTCCGACCGGTTCCTGGCGGCGCTCGCCGTCGCGGCCGCGCTCGGGGCGGCGGCGCTCGCCGACGCGCGCGCGCGGCGGTCCGCGGCCCGGCCGGCGGCGGAGGAGCAGGCGCGCCTCGTGGCGCGGCTCGGGCTGACCGACCCGTGCCTGTTCAACGACGCGCGCTACACGCGCCACCTCTCCCAGGCCGATCGCTTCGCGCCGTTCCAGGACCACCCGCGCGCGCTCGAGCACTTCCCGTCGGGCTCGCTCACCGCGGGGGCGCGGTGACGCTGCGAGGCGCGCTGGAGCGGCAGCGCTCGCTCCTCGACTTCGCGCTCGGCGCGCTCGGCCGCCGGCGCGGGAAGACCGCGGCGCTCGTGGCCGTGCACGCGCTGCTGGTGTTCGCGCTCGCCTCGGTGCTGCTGTTCACCGGCGGCCTGCGCGAGCAGGTGCGCGCCGCGCTCCGCGGGGCGCCGGACGTGGTGGTGCAGCGCATGGCCGCGGGGCGGCACGAGCAGGTGCCGGCCGGCTGGGTGGAGACGCTCGGCACGCTGCGCGGCGTCTCCGGCGCGCGCGGCCGGCTGTGGGGCTACTACTTCGAGCCGGTGAGCGGCGCGAACCTCACCGTGATGGTGCCCGACGGCGGGTGGGCGAGCCCGGGCGGCGCGGTGGCCGGGCCGGGCGTGGCGCGGGTGCTCGGGCTGAAGCAGGGCGACCGCCTCCCGCTGCGCACCTACGACGGCGAGGCGCTCGACCTCGGCGTCGCGGCGATCGCGTCGCCTGCGGTCGAGCTGGTCGCGTCGGATCTGCTGCTCGTCTCCGAGAGCGACTACCGCGCGCTGTTCGGCGCCGAGCCGGGGCGGTTCACCGACGTGGCGGTGGCGGTCCCGAACCCGGACGAGGTGACGAGGCTGGCCGAGAAGATCGTCCGCATGTTCCCGGACGCGCGGGTGGTGACGCGCGCCGAGATGATCCGCACCTACGACGCCGTGCTCGACTGGCGGAGCGGGCTCGCCGCCGCGGTGCTCGCCGGCGCGGTGCTGGCGTTCGCGATCCTGGCGTGGGACCGGGCCAGCGGGCTCTCCGCGGAGGAGCGGCACGAGCTGGGCATCCTGAAGGCGCTCGGCTGGGACACCCGCGACGTGCTCGCGGCGAAGGCGTGGGAGGGGGCGGCGGTGTCGGTGTCCGCGTTCGCGATCGGGGCGCTGGCCGCCTACGCGCACGTGTTCCTGGGCGGCGCGGTGCTCCTCCGCCCGATCCTGGAGGGCTGGGCGGCGCTCTACCCGGACCTGCGCCCGGCGCCGCCCGTCCAGCCGCTGGCGCTCGCGACGCTGCTCTTCCTCACGGTGATCCCCTACGTCGCGGCGACGGTGGTCCCCTGCTGGCGGGCCGCCACGGTGGACCCCGACGCGCTCATGCGGGGCGACGCGTGATCCAGCTCCGCGAGGTCACCAAGGTGTTCGACGAGGGGCGGCCCGGCGCGCTCGCCGCGGTGGACCGGGTCACGCTGGAGGTGGCCGGCGGGGCGGTGACGGTGCTGGTGGGGCCGAGCGGCTCCGGGAAGACCACGCTGCTCACGCTGCTCGGCGCCATGGCCCGGCCCACCGAGGGACGCATCTTCCTCGACGGCCGCGAGCTCACCAGCCTGCCCGAGCGCTTCCTGGCGGCGCTGCGGCGGCGGACCTTCGGCTTCGTGTTCCAGCAGTTCCACCTCGTGCCCGCGCTCTCCGCGCTCGAGAACGTGATGCTGCCCGCCTTGCCCTCCGGCGAGCCGCGCCGCGACGTCGAGGCGCGGGCGCGGGCGGCGCTGGCGCGGCTCGGGGTGGAGGGCCGCGCCGGGGTCCGCGCCGGCC from Anaeromyxobacter dehalogenans 2CP-C includes:
- the chrA gene encoding chromate efflux transporter, with product MARESRGPPQGFGPRGGADLRGAGNPAGQGGVGPGVDARATPPPGATPVPLSRRPRPTLPALARASAWLGLTGFGGGLSVLGTMHDLLVERRRWLTEREFTVTATVSQMLPGGAAANALAYTGLRFHGPAGAIAAYAAFIAPGAIVVTLLAALYVRLGVTPTAAPLLAGLNAAVVGIVASITLQMLRAGVQRAWQMGVAAATLLFSLGAAASAGEMAALGIGAGLVLDLGVKRMRLLRFQRRARRPSPPVALPDEGTPLPPPVREGEDEAPADPAGPPRLPALALLSAPALGALGAMALLFLRAGLGAYGGGFAIIPHLQASVLAEHWIGPRQFADAVAIGKLTPGPVLLMATFIGYLVHGIAGAAVATAAVFAGPLALVLAVGAWLARVRSRRPVRAALRGLTPAVVGLMAAAALALGRSLEGRVELAIAAASLLTLARFRVNPVLVMALGGGIRLALSLAGL
- a CDS encoding AAA family ATPase, producing the protein MRILAIRGENLASLYGKFELRLDRAPIAGAGIFSIAGPTGSGKSTLLDALCLALYGKTPRLRDRAAGKRVMVGWSEEGETLDMNDVRALVSRGTAGASAEVEYQGMDGRRYLARWRVRRARDRVEGAFQAQAMTVEDLDTGEVLAEKVTQAVARNEAAIGFTFDELKRAVVLPQFEFTNFLRADADVRAAILERVTGTAVYGRLSQAAHQRLGRELAARAALEAELGGVQVLDAEARAALQARQAELARALDEARAAVRAAEAEVRWHAQDAELRAGLERSEAERARAARAVEDGAALRAELDEVEAAEPHRAALAEAVRAEQARAGADARAAAAQGALGRAEVDAAAAARGEADARAALDAAAGAEARARPELAEARRRDEALAAARRAEADAGAALATARAEQAQAAAGADAAARAREAAATARDAAEAWLAAHAAEAPLAAEWNRWAARLAEHAAECAGAAQADAGLRGAREAEAEAARALAAEARGAEAAARRLEAAGAALADAARTAAGADAAALTAEVARLGDLRALLGEACKAAQAAAVAAARREQARTEAAAAGAEQVAAQRTHAAAEAAVQAAEAGAAQARAALRRVELTLGLADRRADLVDGEPCPLCGAAEHPYAHGAPLPALLEAQRAAAAEAEEAVRAATREREAVAARASELAARVEAERRAEAQAEVDRAHHAAEYDALRARLAAPAAGGVELPGRAEEAAAAVEARGRDAKAALEAAKAALEAARGAAEAERAARAEVDAAREAHEAARARQRALEKARDDAAAAVTAHEAAAARHAAALGRIEAELAPALGFLPDWPEAARRGPEAFRAGCAARAEAHAAQVRARDAAAADVAARAAGAEKAAALAAERAGRAARAEEAAAGARAARERAEAERRGVLAGKPADEVEGALREALDRARAAHERARAARADADRAHAAAAEAARAAADARDGAAAEAARAGEALAAALAALGVGRSALEARLARGHAWAARARADLEARAGGAQAAAAVRDERRRQVEAHAAGRPAGDAERARARHAEAEREAARLGDEHSQVTLELRRDEDARARHAEVSGALEAARAAADRWERLAKVIGSADGSRFRRYAQGLALDGLLEAANVHLRDLARRYELMRVPGADLEIQVVDHDLGDEVRTVNGLSGGELFLVSLALALGLASLSTRAAHARTLFIDEGFGTLDRDTLEHAMAALEGLRQTGRTVGVISHVPELHERIGVQVTVERVSAGRSRLVVPER
- a CDS encoding inositol monophosphatase family protein translates to MTELARALEAALRAARAAADLLRAELFRAGGPRGEPGHCPADEEAEDLIRAILDAVFPGDGFVGEERPERNRPPALPGGRCWLVDPNDGTADFQRGHRGASVSIGLVKDGVPVLGVVLAHTAPHGGEDLLAWAEGEGPVLRNGAPLPPISRAPLQAGDVVLVSSSAAKRARGNAEALQPARFRPLTSIAYRLAMIATGEARGAVSLHRPRALDVAAGHALVRGAGGVLLDEAGREVRYGPSGEGRVAFCFGGAPAVAERLATRSWVEAQAYGPGAPGLCAPLAGRAVRDDGLLRRGQGALLGQLAGDALGGQVEFSGRARIAAAHPQGVRDLADGGHWSTLAGQPTDDSELALALARTVIAFGRFDAARVAEAYADWLGSEPFDVGRTVDAALRPALRARAAGGGAEQVAEAARAAAPRGSLANGALMRVSPLGIAGHAAPAAEVAAWARADAALTHPAPPCQDASAVFAATVAFAIASGAPAAEVADRGEALAGELGCGPEVREALAAARAGPPEDFEASAGLVTIALQNAFFQLRHAPDLEAGLVDTVGRGGDTDTNAAIAGALLGAAHGVLAVPERWRRAVLSCWPVEGAPGVRRPRPPVCWPGDALILAERLLGL
- a CDS encoding nitrous oxide reductase accessory protein NosL; this encodes MSPLRPLVLIATFASLATLAAPAAAGPGAPAAPAAAAAPAPGPKDRCAVCGMLVAKFPQWVTSIRYRDGEVAFFDGVKDLLAYWHDLPRHAPGRAQGDVAAIFVTDYYSARPIDGRGAFYVIGGDVRGPMGAELVAFAREGDAKAFLAEHRGERILRFDDATPAVLEALR
- a CDS encoding exonuclease SbcCD subunit D C-terminal domain-containing protein; amino-acid sequence: MASVALRILHTADWHLGHALHGVDRGPEHERFVAWLLDTAEAEAVDAVIVAGDVFDAANPPAGAQALWYRFLAEAWRRLPRLQLVVVGGNHDSASRLDAVDPLLREMGRLHVVGGVPRGGAGAPDLEKLLVPLEDAAGRRAAWVAAVPYLRAADLGAGAADADAAEATRRFYAAALERARARRAPGEALLATGHLYAVGGKTSELSERRLAVGNQAAVPADAFPADLAYVALGHLHLAQAVGGRETVRYSGSALPLSFGERGYRHGVVVADLDGEAVRAQRVLRVPRFVELVSVPDGEAPAPLPEVLAALEALPARGEGPDALRPLLEVKVRLERPEPALRALLDQALAGKEARLVRIATTLAGTGRALGDGERRALGDLVPEDVFRRKYDADYGGPPPDALLEAFRALLQEVESEEGAR
- a CDS encoding rhodanese-like domain-containing protein yields the protein MKLPWWFPFGSVPELSAVELNDRLRGRPAPQLVDVRTPAEFSQGRIRGAVNVPIGELRGRLATLKLDPARPVVAVCLSGHRSVPAVRLLERGGFEAAQLAGGMLAWRGARLPEVKG